Proteins from one Gibbsiella quercinecans genomic window:
- a CDS encoding DNA topoisomerase III produces the protein MRLFIAEKPSLARAIADVLPKPHRRGEGFIACGSNDVVTWCVGHLLEQAQPDAYDSRYARWSLADLPIIPDKWRLQPRPSVSKQLNAIKRLLQEADEVVHAGDPDREGQLLVDEVLDYLDLPPEKRQAVRRCLVNDLNPQAVERAIDRLRDNRDFIPLCVSALARARADWLYGINMTRAYTLLGRNAGYDGVLSVGRVQTPVLGLVVRRDEEIENFVPKDFFEVKAHIVTPADERFVAMWQPSESCEPYQDEEGRLLHRPLAEHVVKRIEGQPAIVTAYNDKRETDIAPLPFSLSTLQIEAAKRYNLSAQQVLDICQRLYETHKLITYPRSDCRYLPEEHFAGRHAVLNAIGVHQPELYPQPVIDSDRRNRCWDDGKVDAHHAIIPTARASKANLSHDELNVYGLVARQYLMQFCPEAVFRKCVIELDIAGGKFIAKARFLAEAGWRTLLGSKERDEENEGSPLPVVTKDDELLCERGEVVERQTQPPRPFTDASLLSAMTGIARFVQDKALKKILRATDGLGTEATRAGIIELLFKRAFLYKKGRYIHASEAGRALIHSLPEQAARPDMTAHWEATLTQISEKACRYQDFMQPLVETLQALIFQAKQSRASMAFRGIQPPPSSGAKKRKKRATRQPEKSE, from the coding sequence ATGCGACTGTTTATTGCCGAGAAACCGAGTTTGGCGCGCGCCATTGCCGATGTATTACCTAAACCGCATCGCCGCGGCGAAGGCTTTATTGCCTGTGGCAGTAACGATGTGGTGACCTGGTGTGTGGGCCACCTGTTGGAGCAGGCCCAGCCGGATGCTTACGACAGCCGCTATGCGCGCTGGTCGCTGGCTGATTTACCGATTATTCCGGATAAGTGGCGTTTGCAGCCGCGCCCTTCGGTCAGCAAACAGCTGAATGCGATTAAAAGGCTGCTGCAGGAAGCTGACGAAGTTGTGCACGCAGGCGATCCCGACAGAGAAGGGCAACTGCTGGTGGACGAGGTGCTGGATTATCTGGACCTACCGCCGGAAAAACGCCAGGCGGTGCGCCGCTGCCTGGTCAACGATCTTAACCCGCAGGCGGTAGAACGGGCCATTGACCGCTTGCGCGACAACCGCGACTTCATCCCACTGTGTGTCTCCGCGCTGGCGCGTGCGCGCGCTGATTGGCTGTACGGCATCAATATGACCCGCGCCTATACGCTGCTGGGGCGCAATGCCGGCTACGACGGGGTGCTGTCGGTTGGCCGGGTACAAACGCCGGTTTTAGGGCTGGTGGTGCGGCGCGACGAAGAAATTGAAAATTTCGTCCCGAAGGATTTCTTCGAGGTGAAAGCCCATATCGTCACCCCGGCCGATGAGCGTTTTGTGGCGATGTGGCAGCCGAGCGAATCCTGCGAGCCTTATCAGGATGAAGAAGGCCGCTTGCTGCACCGGCCGCTGGCCGAGCACGTGGTCAAGCGTATTGAGGGCCAGCCGGCGATTGTGACGGCGTATAACGATAAGCGCGAAACTGATATCGCGCCGTTGCCGTTTTCCCTTTCCACGCTGCAGATTGAAGCGGCCAAGCGCTATAACCTTAGCGCGCAGCAAGTGCTAGATATTTGCCAGCGGCTGTACGAAACCCACAAGCTGATTACCTATCCGCGCTCCGATTGCCGCTATCTGCCGGAAGAACACTTCGCCGGCCGGCATGCCGTATTGAATGCGATCGGCGTGCACCAGCCGGAGCTCTACCCGCAGCCGGTGATCGACAGCGATCGCCGCAACCGTTGCTGGGATGACGGCAAGGTGGATGCTCACCATGCGATTATCCCCACAGCGAGGGCCAGCAAGGCGAATCTCAGCCACGATGAACTGAACGTTTATGGCCTGGTAGCCCGCCAGTACCTGATGCAGTTCTGCCCCGAAGCCGTGTTCCGCAAGTGCGTGATTGAGCTGGACATCGCCGGCGGCAAGTTTATCGCCAAGGCACGCTTTTTGGCGGAAGCCGGCTGGCGCACGTTGCTGGGCAGTAAAGAGCGGGATGAAGAAAATGAAGGCTCCCCGCTGCCGGTGGTGACAAAAGACGACGAGCTGTTGTGTGAGCGTGGTGAAGTCGTTGAACGCCAAACCCAGCCGCCGCGGCCGTTTACCGACGCCAGTTTGCTATCTGCTATGACCGGGATTGCGCGCTTTGTGCAAGATAAAGCATTAAAGAAAATTCTGCGTGCCACTGACGGCTTAGGTACCGAGGCCACGCGCGCTGGGATCATTGAACTGCTGTTCAAACGGGCGTTTTTGTATAAGAAAGGGCGTTATATCCACGCCAGCGAAGCGGGGCGTGCCCTGATTCACTCCCTGCCGGAGCAGGCGGCGCGGCCGGATATGACGGCGCACTGGGAAGCCACGCTGACGCAAATCAGCGAAAAGGCCTGCCGCTATCAGGATTTCATGCAGCCGTTGGTTGAGACATTACAAGCGCTGATTTTTCAGGCCAAGCAGAGCCGGGCAAGCATGGCATTCCGTGGCATCCAGCCGCCGCCAAGTAGCGGGGCCAAGAAGCGGAAAAAACGGGCCACCCGGCAACCGGAAAAAAGCGAATAG
- a CDS encoding NAD(P)H nitroreductase gives MDALDLLLNRRSASRLTAPAPSGEVRQNIINAGLRAPDHGALRPWRFVMIEDAGLARFSQLLQTAAKQDNLDQAAQEKAKQAPFRAPLIITVIAHCTESHKVPYWEQVVSAGCAVQAMQMAALAQGFNGIWRTGAWTEHALVREAFGCREQDEIVGFLYLGTPQLKMEAKVVAPDSTPFVSYF, from the coding sequence ATGGATGCGCTGGATCTGTTACTGAACCGCCGCTCGGCCTCACGCCTTACTGCGCCTGCGCCCAGCGGCGAAGTACGCCAGAATATCATCAACGCTGGGCTGCGCGCGCCGGATCACGGTGCGCTGCGGCCGTGGCGTTTTGTTATGATTGAAGATGCCGGTCTGGCGCGGTTCAGCCAATTGTTACAAACTGCTGCAAAGCAGGATAACCTGGACCAAGCGGCGCAAGAAAAGGCGAAACAGGCGCCGTTTCGCGCACCGCTGATTATCACCGTTATTGCTCATTGTACCGAAAGCCATAAGGTGCCGTATTGGGAGCAGGTCGTTTCCGCCGGTTGCGCCGTTCAGGCGATGCAGATGGCGGCGTTGGCGCAAGGGTTCAATGGTATCTGGCGCACCGGTGCCTGGACGGAGCATGCGCTGGTGCGTGAAGCCTTTGGCTGCCGTGAACAGGATGAGATCGTCGGTTTTCTCTATCTGGGCACGCCGCAGTTGAAAATGGAGGCAAAAGTTGTCGCGCCGGACAGCACGCCGTTTGTCAGTTATTTCTGA
- the sppA gene encoding signal peptide peptidase SppA: MRTLWRILANIFRWTWRLLNFIRELVLNLFLVLLILVGVGIYLAFQSGPPVTPTRGALLVNLSGVVVDEPTVNNKVRQWGRELLGASSNRLQENSLFDVVNAIRAAKDDKNITGMVLQLNDFVGTDQPSLQYIGKALREFRDSGKPIYAIGDSYNQTQYYLASYANKVYLSPQGAVDLHGFASNNLYYKSLLDKLKVTTNIFRVGTYKSAVEPLIRDDMSPAARDADSRWVGGLWQNYLNTVSANRQITPEQLFPGASGILSGMQATGGDTAKYALDNKLVDELATRTVIEDHLIKAFGWDKQANDFNAVSIYDYQPKPTPDQGGQIAVIFANGAIMDGEQAPGQVGGDTTAAELRQARLDPAIKAVVFRVNSPGGSVSASEVIRAELAAVRAAGKPVVVSMGGMAASGGYWISTPADYIVASPSTLTGSIGIFGVINTYENTLGSVGVHTDGVATSPLADLAVTKALPPEFSQMMQMNIESGYRHFLELVANSRKMTPEQVDKIAQGHVWIGSDAKSNGLVDQLGDFDDAVSKAAQLAKLPQWQLNWFVDTPSLTDMVLGQFGASIHAMLPTALQALLPAPLASVAMSVNEQAGLFNNLNDPQNRYAICLTCGDIR, translated from the coding sequence ATGCGCACATTGTGGCGAATTTTGGCCAATATTTTCAGGTGGACATGGCGTCTGCTGAACTTTATTAGGGAGCTGGTGCTCAATCTGTTTTTAGTTTTGTTGATCCTGGTCGGGGTCGGCATCTATCTTGCTTTCCAAAGTGGCCCGCCGGTTACCCCCACGCGCGGCGCCCTGCTGGTCAATCTGAGCGGCGTAGTGGTTGATGAGCCAACGGTAAATAATAAAGTGCGCCAATGGGGCCGCGAATTGCTAGGGGCCTCCAGCAACCGGCTGCAGGAGAACTCGCTGTTTGACGTCGTCAATGCCATCCGCGCGGCCAAGGATGATAAGAACATTACCGGGATGGTGCTGCAGTTGAACGATTTTGTCGGCACCGATCAGCCTTCGCTGCAGTATATCGGCAAAGCGCTACGCGAATTCCGCGATAGCGGCAAACCGATTTACGCCATCGGCGATAGCTACAACCAAACCCAATACTATCTGGCCAGCTACGCCAACAAAGTTTATCTGTCGCCACAGGGTGCGGTCGATCTGCACGGTTTTGCCAGCAACAATCTGTATTACAAGTCGCTGCTGGACAAGCTGAAGGTCACCACCAACATCTTCCGCGTCGGCACCTACAAATCCGCCGTTGAACCGCTGATTCGTGATGATATGTCCCCTGCCGCGCGTGACGCCGACAGCCGCTGGGTTGGCGGGCTGTGGCAGAACTACCTGAACACGGTGTCGGCCAATCGCCAGATAACCCCGGAACAGCTATTCCCTGGCGCAAGCGGCATTTTGAGCGGCATGCAGGCTACCGGTGGTGATACGGCGAAATACGCGCTGGACAACAAACTGGTGGACGAATTGGCGACGCGTACGGTGATTGAAGATCACCTGATCAAAGCCTTTGGCTGGGACAAACAGGCCAACGACTTCAATGCCGTCAGCATTTATGACTACCAGCCGAAGCCAACGCCGGACCAGGGCGGCCAGATTGCCGTGATCTTCGCCAATGGCGCCATCATGGATGGTGAGCAGGCACCAGGCCAGGTGGGCGGCGATACCACCGCGGCGGAACTGCGCCAGGCACGCTTGGATCCAGCCATCAAGGCGGTGGTGTTCCGTGTTAACAGCCCAGGCGGCAGCGTTAGCGCCTCTGAGGTGATCCGTGCTGAACTGGCCGCAGTGCGCGCGGCAGGCAAGCCAGTGGTGGTTTCCATGGGCGGTATGGCGGCCTCTGGCGGTTACTGGATTTCCACACCGGCAGACTACATCGTTGCCAGCCCCAGCACACTCACCGGTTCAATCGGTATTTTCGGGGTGATCAACACCTATGAGAACACGCTTGGTAGCGTTGGCGTGCATACCGATGGCGTGGCGACCTCGCCGCTGGCCGATCTGGCCGTGACCAAAGCGTTACCGCCTGAATTCTCACAAATGATGCAGATGAATATTGAAAGCGGTTACCGTCACTTCCTGGAATTGGTTGCCAACTCGCGCAAAATGACGCCGGAACAGGTAGATAAAATCGCACAGGGCCACGTCTGGATCGGCAGCGATGCCAAATCCAACGGCCTGGTGGATCAATTAGGTGATTTTGATGATGCCGTGAGCAAAGCCGCACAGTTGGCAAAACTGCCGCAATGGCAGCTCAACTGGTTTGTTGATACGCCAAGCCTGACCGATATGGTGCTGGGCCAGTTTGGCGCGTCAATCCATGCGATGCTGCCAACGGCGTTGCAAGCGCTGTTGCCTGCACCATTGGCCTCTGTGGCCATGAGTGTGAACGAACAGGCGGGCTTGTTCAATAATCTGAACGATCCGCAAAACCGCTATGCCATCTGCCTGACGTGCGGTGATATCCGGTAA
- the ansA gene encoding asparaginase, giving the protein MQKKSIYVAYTGGTIGMQRSEQGYIPVSGHLQRQLALMPEFHRPEMPDFTIHEYAPLIDSSDMTPEDWQHIADDIKQNYDSYDGFVILHGTDTMAFTASALSFMLENLDKPVIVTGSQIPLAELRSDGQTNLLNALYLAANHPVNEVSLFFNNKLFRGNRTTKAHADGFDAFASPNLPPLLEAGIHIRRHNGISAPACHGALKVHAITPQPIGVVTIYPGISGAVVRNFLLQPVKALILRSYGVGNAPQKPELLDELRAAAERGIVVVNLTQCISGRVNMGGYATGNALAHAGVVSGFDMTVEAALTKLHYLLSQPLSPEEIRAQMQMDLRGEMSIAG; this is encoded by the coding sequence ATGCAAAAAAAATCCATTTACGTTGCGTACACCGGCGGCACCATCGGCATGCAGCGCTCCGAGCAGGGTTATATCCCGGTTTCTGGCCACCTGCAGCGCCAGCTGGCGCTGATGCCCGAGTTCCATCGCCCGGAAATGCCGGACTTTACCATCCACGAATACGCACCGCTGATTGATTCTTCCGATATGACGCCGGAAGACTGGCAGCACATCGCCGACGACATCAAACAGAACTACGACAGCTACGACGGCTTCGTTATTTTGCACGGCACCGATACCATGGCGTTCACCGCTTCGGCCCTCTCATTCATGTTGGAGAACCTGGATAAGCCGGTGATAGTGACAGGGTCACAAATACCGCTGGCGGAACTGCGCTCCGATGGGCAAACCAACCTGCTCAACGCGCTATATCTGGCAGCTAACCACCCGGTGAATGAAGTCAGCCTGTTTTTCAACAACAAGCTGTTCCGCGGCAACCGCACCACCAAGGCCCATGCGGATGGCTTCGACGCCTTTGCTTCGCCCAACCTGCCGCCGCTGCTAGAGGCCGGCATCCATATCCGCCGTCATAACGGCATCAGCGCGCCCGCCTGCCACGGCGCGCTCAAGGTGCATGCCATTACGCCGCAGCCCATCGGCGTGGTCACCATTTATCCGGGGATTTCCGGTGCGGTAGTGCGTAACTTCTTGCTGCAACCGGTCAAGGCGTTAATCCTGCGCTCTTATGGCGTCGGCAATGCCCCGCAAAAACCCGAACTGCTTGATGAATTGCGTGCGGCCGCCGAGCGTGGCATCGTGGTGGTAAACCTCACCCAGTGCATCTCCGGCAGAGTTAACATGGGCGGCTACGCCACCGGTAACGCACTCGCCCATGCCGGCGTGGTGAGTGGTTTTGATATGACGGTTGAAGCGGCGCTCACCAAACTGCATTACCTGTTAAGCCAGCCGCTTTCGCCTGAAGAGATCCGCGCTCAGATGCAAATGGATCTGCGCGGGGAAATGAGCATTGCCGGCTAA
- the pncA gene encoding bifunctional nicotinamidase/pyrazinamidase, protein MNTALLLIDLQNDFCHGGALAVKDGDATIAVANQAMAASAARGEPVVASQDWHPADHRSFAVNSHSEVGTLGELEGLPQIWWPVHCVQGSHGAAFHPQLHQQAITQVVKKGLDPAIDSYSAFFDNGHRAATALDGWLKANNIRQLAVMGLATDYCVKFTVLDALLLGYSVKVIVDGCRGVNLQPDDSELALQTMHQAGAELITLAAFVQQ, encoded by the coding sequence ATGAATACAGCGCTGTTGCTGATTGACCTGCAAAATGACTTTTGCCACGGTGGTGCGCTGGCGGTAAAGGATGGCGACGCCACGATTGCCGTGGCGAATCAGGCGATGGCCGCCAGCGCGGCGCGCGGGGAGCCGGTTGTCGCTAGCCAGGATTGGCACCCTGCCGACCACCGCAGCTTTGCCGTCAATTCGCATAGCGAAGTAGGTACCCTGGGCGAACTGGAAGGGTTGCCGCAGATCTGGTGGCCGGTGCATTGCGTGCAGGGCAGTCACGGCGCGGCTTTTCACCCGCAGCTACATCAGCAGGCCATAACGCAGGTGGTTAAAAAGGGATTGGATCCGGCCATCGACAGTTACAGCGCCTTCTTTGACAATGGCCACCGGGCGGCCACAGCGCTTGACGGCTGGCTAAAGGCAAATAACATCCGCCAGTTGGCGGTGATGGGGCTGGCGACCGACTACTGCGTGAAATTCACCGTGCTCGACGCACTGCTGTTGGGCTATTCCGTCAAGGTGATCGTTGACGGCTGCCGCGGCGTCAATCTGCAACCCGATGACAGTGAACTGGCCTTACAGACGATGCACCAGGCCGGGGCCGAGTTGATTACCCTGGCCGCCTTTGTGCAGCAGTGA
- a CDS encoding YeaC family protein has product MDVKDLIAAMTPEVYQRLARAVELGKWPDGVALTPEQKENSLQAVMLWQALNNVEPQHMSIGTDGQIVMKSKQELKLQFAEQPLAKLKPQ; this is encoded by the coding sequence ATGGATGTGAAAGATCTGATCGCGGCGATGACGCCGGAAGTTTATCAGCGGCTTGCGCGTGCTGTTGAATTGGGCAAATGGCCGGATGGCGTTGCTTTGACGCCGGAGCAAAAGGAAAACAGCCTGCAGGCTGTGATGCTGTGGCAGGCGTTGAACAACGTCGAGCCGCAGCACATGAGCATTGGCACCGACGGCCAAATCGTTATGAAGAGCAAGCAGGAATTGAAGCTGCAGTTTGCTGAACAGCCGCTGGCCAAGCTAAAACCACAGTGA
- the msrB gene encoding peptide-methionine (R)-S-oxide reductase MsrB — MAKETPKHQSVTELNEIQRYVTQDRGTEAPYSGKLLHNSRSGIYHCLCCNAPLFYSDSKYDSGCGWPSFYQPVADNAIRYIDDYSHNMHRVEIRCGQCDAHLGHVFPDGPQPTGERYCVNSASLRFTDGESGEKIAG, encoded by the coding sequence ATGGCTAAAGAGACCCCAAAACATCAAAGCGTTACGGAACTGAATGAAATTCAGCGTTATGTGACCCAAGATCGCGGTACGGAAGCGCCGTACAGCGGCAAGTTGCTGCATAACAGCCGCTCTGGCATCTACCACTGCCTGTGTTGCAATGCGCCACTGTTCTATTCCGACAGCAAGTATGATTCCGGCTGTGGTTGGCCCAGCTTTTATCAGCCAGTTGCTGATAACGCCATTCGCTATATTGATGATTATTCACACAATATGCACCGGGTTGAGATTCGCTGCGGCCAGTGCGACGCGCATTTGGGGCATGTTTTCCCCGATGGCCCGCAGCCGACAGGGGAACGTTATTGTGTGAATTCGGCGTCGTTACGCTTTACCGACGGCGAGAGCGGCGAAAAGATCGCCGGTTAA
- the gapA gene encoding glyceraldehyde-3-phosphate dehydrogenase: MTIKVGINGFGRIGRIVFRAAQERSDIEIVAINDLLDADYMAYMLKYDSTHGRFKGTVEVKDGHLVVNGKTIRVTSERDPANLKWNEVGVDVVAEATGLFLTDETARKHITAGAKKVVMTGPSKDATPMFVRGANFEKYAGQDIVSNASCTTNCLAPLAKVINDNFGIIEALMTTVHATTATQKTVDGPSHKDWRGGRGASQNIIPSSTGAAKAVGKVLPELNGKLTGMAFRVPTPNVSVVDLTVRLEKAATYEQIKAAVKAASEGPMKGVLGYTDEDLVSTDFNGEVCTSVFDAKAGIALSDNFVKLVSWYDNETGYSHKVLDLIAHISK, translated from the coding sequence ATGACTATCAAAGTAGGTATCAACGGTTTTGGCCGTATCGGTCGCATTGTTTTCCGTGCTGCTCAGGAACGTTCTGACATCGAGATCGTAGCAATCAACGATCTGTTGGACGCTGACTACATGGCATACATGCTGAAGTATGACTCTACTCACGGCCGTTTTAAAGGCACTGTAGAAGTTAAAGACGGCCACCTGGTTGTTAACGGCAAAACCATCCGTGTTACCTCAGAACGTGATCCGGCAAACCTGAAGTGGAACGAAGTTGGCGTTGACGTTGTTGCTGAAGCTACCGGTCTGTTCCTGACTGACGAAACTGCACGCAAACACATCACTGCTGGCGCCAAGAAAGTGGTTATGACTGGCCCATCCAAAGATGCTACCCCGATGTTCGTTCGCGGTGCAAACTTCGAAAAATACGCTGGCCAGGACATCGTTTCCAACGCTTCCTGCACCACCAACTGCCTGGCGCCACTGGCAAAAGTTATCAACGACAACTTCGGTATCATCGAAGCGCTGATGACCACTGTTCACGCAACTACCGCTACTCAGAAAACCGTTGATGGCCCGTCTCACAAAGACTGGCGTGGTGGTCGTGGCGCTAGCCAGAACATCATCCCTTCATCTACCGGTGCTGCTAAAGCAGTAGGTAAAGTTCTGCCAGAACTGAACGGTAAACTGACCGGTATGGCGTTCCGCGTTCCTACTCCAAACGTATCTGTAGTTGACCTGACCGTACGTCTGGAAAAAGCAGCGACTTACGAACAGATCAAAGCTGCGGTTAAAGCTGCATCCGAAGGCCCAATGAAAGGCGTTCTGGGCTACACTGACGAAGATCTGGTTTCTACCGACTTCAACGGTGAAGTTTGCACTTCCGTGTTTGACGCTAAAGCAGGTATCGCGCTGAGCGACAACTTCGTGAAACTGGTTTCTTGGTACGATAACGAAACCGGCTACTCTCACAAAGTTCTGGACCTGATCGCTCACATCTCCAAATAA
- a CDS encoding D-hexose-6-phosphate mutarotase — protein MNEKIFTLPVTEQISPYISQRQLDELPLIVISHPKVRAAVALQGAHLLAWQPSGDAPVIWLSKNTPFKQGNAIRGGVPICWPWFGPAGKPSHGFARNQPWNLTAHDENDDGVILTFTLKDNEQTRKLWPHAFTLLARFKLGEECEIELEAHGDFQTTAALHSYFQIGDIDTVTVAGLGEHYIDKVLNGAEAQHAGELAFSGQTDRIYTQPASYSLIKDPTLQRTLEVHHHHMSDVIAWNPGVELSCSMADMANDGYKTMVCVETGRISKPMIATAAQPARLAVTLRSRKRA, from the coding sequence ATGAACGAAAAAATCTTTACCCTACCCGTTACTGAACAAATCTCTCCGTACATCAGCCAGCGTCAGTTGGACGAGCTTCCTCTGATTGTTATCTCTCACCCTAAAGTCCGTGCAGCGGTTGCATTACAAGGTGCGCACCTGCTGGCCTGGCAGCCGAGCGGTGACGCGCCAGTGATCTGGCTAAGCAAAAATACCCCGTTCAAACAGGGCAATGCGATCCGTGGCGGTGTGCCGATTTGCTGGCCGTGGTTTGGCCCGGCGGGGAAACCCTCGCATGGTTTTGCCCGCAACCAACCGTGGAACCTGACGGCGCATGATGAAAACGATGACGGCGTTATCCTGACCTTCACGCTGAAAGACAACGAACAAACCCGCAAGCTGTGGCCACATGCCTTCACCCTACTCGCCCGCTTCAAGCTGGGGGAAGAATGTGAAATTGAGCTCGAAGCTCATGGCGATTTCCAAACCACGGCGGCGCTGCACAGCTATTTCCAGATTGGGGATATTGATACGGTCACCGTTGCCGGCTTGGGTGAACACTACATTGATAAAGTACTTAACGGCGCCGAAGCGCAACACGCTGGGGAGTTGGCCTTCAGCGGCCAGACCGATCGTATTTACACCCAGCCGGCATCTTACAGCCTGATCAAAGATCCCACTTTACAACGCACTCTGGAAGTTCATCACCACCACATGAGTGATGTGATAGCCTGGAACCCAGGCGTGGAACTTTCCTGCAGCATGGCCGATATGGCGAACGACGGTTACAAAACCATGGTATGCGTAGAAACCGGGCGCATCAGCAAGCCAATGATAGCCACTGCGGCACAGCCTGCACGCCTGGCCGTGACGCTGCGTAGCCGCAAACGGGCGTAA
- a CDS encoding MipA/OmpV family protein, translated as MDDKFVKISRLNTLAVIASALLGAQGAQAGTWSIGASALVSPNPYRGYQERVYPVPIINYEGDDFFFRTLSAGYYLWKDPQNQLSLTAYYSPLSFRTRDTDDAQMKRLDARRGTLMAGVLYSHQAQWGTLRTAFAGDTLDNSNGLVGDLAYIYPVKLGAWSLSPAVGVGWNSKKQNQYYYGVSGAESARSGLEQYKPGDSWAPYVELVANYQINKDWNAFFMGRYIQLSDEVKDSPMVDKSYTGLLWTGIRYTF; from the coding sequence ATGGACGACAAATTTGTGAAGATATCTCGGTTAAATACGTTGGCGGTTATCGCTTCCGCACTGCTTGGCGCGCAAGGCGCACAGGCGGGTACCTGGTCAATCGGCGCTTCCGCGTTGGTCAGTCCGAATCCGTATCGTGGCTATCAGGAGCGCGTTTATCCTGTTCCTATCATCAATTATGAAGGCGACGACTTTTTCTTTCGCACGCTCAGCGCCGGCTACTACCTGTGGAAAGATCCGCAAAATCAGCTTAGCCTGACCGCCTATTACTCCCCGTTGAGTTTCCGTACCCGCGATACCGATGATGCCCAGATGAAGCGCCTGGATGCACGCCGCGGTACGCTGATGGCCGGCGTTTTATATTCGCATCAGGCGCAATGGGGCACGCTGCGCACTGCGTTTGCCGGCGATACGCTGGATAACAGCAATGGCCTGGTTGGGGATTTGGCGTATATTTACCCGGTTAAGTTGGGGGCCTGGAGCCTATCGCCGGCCGTGGGCGTGGGCTGGAACAGTAAAAAGCAAAACCAGTATTATTATGGCGTCAGCGGCGCGGAATCCGCGCGCAGCGGGTTGGAGCAGTATAAACCGGGCGATAGCTGGGCACCCTATGTTGAGCTGGTTGCCAACTATCAGATCAATAAGGACTGGAATGCTTTCTTTATGGGCCGTTATATCCAGTTGTCTGATGAAGTGAAAGATAGCCCGATGGTAGATAAATCGTACACCGGGCTGCTTTGGACCGGCATCCGCTACACCTTCTAA